A genomic region of Erythrobacter sp. SCSIO 43205 contains the following coding sequences:
- a CDS encoding carotenoid oxygenase family protein — protein MQITRQPPVKTTLQPSNHPYLSGAWTPVHEEVDVDELEVIEGEIPADIDGIYLRNTENPVHQPLGRHHPFDGDGMVHQVSISGGKASYRNRFIRTHCFNQEQIAGEALWGGLMDPHGTSRRPGFGAHEGLKDTGSTDIIVHAGTALATFYQCGEAWQMDPVTLENLGKASWGPIDGVSAHPKVDEETGELMFFNYSKYAPFMHYGVVGRSGQLEHYVPIPLPGPRLPHDMAITKNWSILNDMPLFWDENLLERNIHAARIHDGVPTRFALIPRRGQPEDIRWFEASPTYVLHWTNAYEVSGSEGDEVVLEGYYQDKPMPDPLEEAGEYSHMMAYVDEHSFQSRLHRWRFNLKTGETTEERLSDRIVEFGMINPAYLMKKSRYIWSTTSKPGWFLFNGYVRHDTQTGEEQVHELPDGVYASESPMVPRKSSSSEAVRQQSREDDGYLVTFLINENTATSELAILDASDIAKGPICRAALPHKISSGVHATWVEHAQLSRDAEFRKNQQAA, from the coding sequence ATGCAGATCACACGCCAGCCGCCGGTTAAGACAACGCTTCAGCCTTCGAACCACCCCTATCTCTCTGGCGCATGGACGCCAGTTCACGAAGAGGTGGATGTTGACGAGCTTGAGGTGATCGAGGGCGAAATCCCGGCGGATATTGACGGCATTTATCTGCGCAATACCGAAAATCCGGTTCACCAACCGCTTGGGCGGCATCACCCGTTTGATGGCGATGGAATGGTGCATCAGGTGAGCATTTCAGGTGGCAAAGCGAGCTATCGCAACCGCTTTATCCGCACGCACTGCTTTAATCAGGAACAGATCGCGGGCGAGGCTTTGTGGGGCGGATTGATGGACCCGCACGGCACCTCCAGGCGCCCCGGTTTTGGCGCACACGAGGGGCTGAAAGACACAGGCTCCACCGACATCATCGTGCACGCAGGGACCGCACTTGCGACCTTCTACCAATGCGGCGAGGCTTGGCAGATGGACCCGGTCACTCTGGAGAATTTGGGTAAAGCGTCATGGGGCCCGATTGATGGCGTTTCAGCCCATCCGAAAGTGGATGAAGAGACAGGCGAGCTGATGTTCTTCAACTACTCCAAATATGCGCCCTTCATGCATTACGGTGTAGTCGGGCGATCCGGACAGCTGGAGCATTATGTCCCCATCCCCCTTCCCGGCCCGCGCCTGCCGCACGATATGGCAATCACGAAAAACTGGTCGATCCTCAATGATATGCCGCTGTTCTGGGATGAGAATCTCTTGGAGCGAAACATTCATGCAGCGCGCATCCATGACGGCGTGCCGACGCGCTTTGCCCTGATCCCGCGCCGTGGTCAGCCAGAGGATATTCGCTGGTTCGAAGCCTCCCCCACTTATGTCCTCCATTGGACCAACGCGTATGAGGTTTCCGGGTCAGAAGGCGATGAAGTGGTGCTCGAAGGGTATTACCAAGACAAACCCATGCCCGATCCGCTAGAGGAAGCGGGAGAATACAGCCATATGATGGCCTATGTTGATGAGCACTCCTTCCAGAGCCGTCTCCACCGCTGGCGCTTTAACCTCAAAACGGGCGAGACTACCGAAGAACGCCTGAGTGACCGGATCGTGGAATTTGGCATGATCAACCCGGCTTATCTGATGAAGAAGAGCCGCTATATCTGGTCGACCACGAGCAAGCCGGGATGGTTCCTGTTCAATGGATATGTGCGCCATGATACGCAGACAGGGGAAGAGCAGGTCCATGAGCTTCCCGACGGCGTCTATGCCAGCGAAAGCCCGATGGTGCCGCGCAAGTCCTCAAGCAGCGAAGCGGTAAGACAACAATCACGCGAAGACGACGGCTATCTCGTCACCTTTTTGATCAATGAGAATACCGCCACGTCTGAGCTTGCGATCCTTGATGCCAGCGACATCGCCAAGGGCCCGATTTGCCGCGCGGCTCTACCCCACAAAATCTCCAGCGGGGTTCACGCAACGTGGGTCGAACACGCTCAGCTCTCGAGAGATGCCGAATTTCGCAAAAATCAGCAGGCGGCCTAA
- a CDS encoding glutathionylspermidine synthase family protein: MLRKTLPERPNWQEVARENGFVFHHVDGDLYWDERACWQFTLSEVENEIEDPTTELYAMCLGLVDDACADQQMMERLAIPRDMWDPIANSWKRGDASLYGRFDFAYTGAESGGGPAKLLEFNADTPTSVYETAFFQWKWLEDMIEIGELPESTDQFNRLHEALVERFAQILTPGSLCHFSGVEDHIEDRATVAYFEDLAGQAGLETRFVDIAKIAIDSEGEFIDPDGYRIGALFKLYPWEDMMLEESADQIAGASCNFIEPMWKAILSNKAILPLLWEKHEGHRNLVPAYFAGTDGARALESQPHVTKPFFSREGADIALFDGEARHDGPQEGYGAEGHIVQAYAPIARSGNNHAVIGSWVVGDDPAGMSIREDASPITRDLARFVPHIIMG; encoded by the coding sequence ATGCTGCGAAAAACCCTGCCAGAGCGGCCCAATTGGCAAGAGGTCGCCCGCGAAAACGGTTTTGTTTTTCATCATGTTGATGGCGACCTCTACTGGGATGAGCGCGCCTGCTGGCAGTTCACTTTGTCCGAAGTTGAAAATGAAATCGAAGACCCCACGACCGAGCTTTACGCCATGTGTCTGGGTCTGGTGGACGATGCGTGCGCTGATCAACAGATGATGGAACGCCTCGCCATCCCGCGTGATATGTGGGACCCGATCGCCAATTCGTGGAAACGCGGGGATGCCTCGCTCTACGGCCGTTTCGACTTTGCCTATACCGGAGCCGAAAGTGGTGGGGGCCCTGCCAAACTGCTCGAATTCAACGCCGATACGCCGACGAGCGTTTACGAAACAGCCTTCTTCCAATGGAAGTGGCTCGAAGACATGATTGAGATTGGCGAATTGCCGGAGAGCACCGACCAATTCAATCGCCTGCACGAGGCGCTGGTCGAACGCTTTGCGCAAATCCTGACGCCGGGTTCGCTGTGCCACTTTAGCGGGGTCGAAGACCACATCGAAGACCGCGCAACGGTCGCCTATTTCGAGGATTTGGCCGGGCAAGCCGGACTTGAGACGCGCTTTGTCGATATTGCGAAAATCGCGATTGATAGTGAGGGCGAATTCATCGACCCCGATGGGTATCGCATCGGCGCATTATTCAAGCTTTATCCGTGGGAAGACATGATGCTTGAAGAAAGCGCCGATCAGATCGCGGGTGCGTCCTGCAATTTCATCGAACCCATGTGGAAGGCGATCCTGTCGAATAAAGCGATCCTGCCGCTTTTGTGGGAAAAGCATGAGGGCCACCGCAATCTGGTGCCCGCCTATTTCGCCGGGACCGATGGCGCGCGCGCATTGGAAAGCCAGCCGCACGTCACCAAACCTTTCTTCAGCCGTGAGGGCGCCGACATTGCCCTTTTCGATGGTGAGGCGCGTCACGATGGCCCGCAGGAAGGCTACGGTGCGGAAGGGCACATTGTGCAGGCTTATGCGCCCATTGCGCGCTCTGGCAATAATCATGCGGTGATCGGCAGCTGGGTCGTGGGCGATGATCCGGCGGGTATGTCGATCCGCGAAGATGCAAGCCCGATCACACGCGATCTGGCGCGTTTCGTGCCGCATATCATCATGGGTTAA
- a CDS encoding DUF1190 domain-containing protein — protein sequence MAARNTKRSSKVRLTTMAALSSGAMLTACGGDPAPAAKAADPQDKLDVEIEVYENVFACAKATGKTTKECEEMRAEAQAIAAKDAPRFEAKEDCEAVYGAGNCVQETSEQTSHARSTRIPFTPFLAAWYSSKRDGKTGPLFKSGSNGYQTANGSRVGYGGQPGKYLASARGMERAKSVPKVKAASDMARAAGFGKPGYGKKSGDFGRTKAAGGVMGGSDSGAMRSKGG from the coding sequence ATGGCTGCGAGAAATACCAAGCGTTCGTCCAAAGTGCGTCTTACCACAATGGCGGCTTTGAGCTCTGGCGCGATGCTTACCGCTTGCGGCGGCGATCCGGCTCCTGCTGCCAAGGCGGCGGATCCGCAAGACAAGCTTGATGTCGAAATCGAGGTGTATGAGAACGTTTTTGCCTGCGCCAAAGCTACCGGCAAAACGACTAAGGAATGCGAAGAGATGCGAGCTGAGGCGCAAGCCATTGCAGCCAAGGACGCGCCGCGTTTCGAGGCCAAGGAGGATTGCGAAGCGGTTTATGGCGCGGGCAATTGCGTGCAGGAAACCAGTGAGCAAACCAGCCACGCGCGCAGCACACGGATCCCTTTCACCCCGTTCCTCGCGGCATGGTATTCCAGCAAGCGGGACGGCAAAACAGGCCCCTTGTTCAAAAGCGGCTCCAATGGCTATCAGACCGCCAATGGCTCGCGCGTTGGTTACGGCGGACAGCCGGGTAAATATCTCGCTTCTGCGCGCGGGATGGAGCGCGCCAAGTCCGTGCCAAAGGTGAAAGCGGCAAGCGACATGGCGCGGGCCGCTGGATTTGGCAAACCGGGCTATGGCAAGAAATCGGGCGACTTTGGCCGAACCAAAGCAGCAGGCGGCGTGATGGGCGGCAGCGATTCTGGCGCAATGCGCAGCAAGGGTGGCTAA
- a CDS encoding universal stress protein, protein MKSILLHVDADQSFEARLQVALDLARANDGHITLLQSVSYEVFAPGDFYGSAMAAAMPRIKEAAEELRAKVEADLANEDVSWEFRFLYGMAENHLLEQSALQDIILIGPNDIGEEEMRRPSSMAGELSIKAPAPVMVVPGDAKGLKVDGPVLVAWNGSAEACVALRAALPLLAKSTNVYLASVAEEDDQQRYDFPVSEAAMYLDRHGVSSEVVSIPRGKVSIGDTLFSAAAMRDCSAMVMGAYGHSRLAEMLVGGVTRQVLSEPKLPVLLAH, encoded by the coding sequence ATGAAAAGCATTCTACTTCACGTTGACGCCGATCAATCTTTCGAAGCGCGTTTGCAGGTCGCGCTTGATCTGGCGCGGGCCAATGACGGCCACATCACTTTGTTGCAAAGCGTAAGCTACGAGGTTTTCGCGCCCGGCGATTTTTATGGCTCGGCGATGGCGGCGGCTATGCCGCGCATCAAGGAAGCGGCTGAAGAGCTTCGCGCGAAGGTCGAGGCCGATCTTGCGAATGAAGATGTCTCGTGGGAATTTCGCTTTCTTTACGGGATGGCTGAGAACCACCTGCTTGAACAATCCGCGCTTCAGGACATCATCCTGATCGGTCCCAATGATATTGGCGAGGAAGAGATGCGCCGACCCTCCTCAATGGCGGGAGAGCTTTCAATCAAGGCCCCGGCGCCCGTGATGGTCGTGCCGGGCGATGCCAAGGGGCTCAAGGTTGACGGTCCGGTTCTGGTTGCGTGGAACGGTTCAGCAGAAGCCTGTGTGGCGCTGCGCGCGGCGCTCCCGTTGCTGGCCAAATCGACCAACGTCTATCTCGCAAGCGTCGCCGAAGAAGATGATCAGCAGCGCTATGACTTTCCTGTAAGCGAGGCAGCGATGTACCTGGACCGCCACGGGGTTTCGAGCGAGGTTGTGTCAATCCCGCGCGGCAAGGTTAGCATTGGCGATACGCTGTTTTCAGCCGCCGCCATGCGTGATTGCTCTGCGATGGTGATGGGCGCCTATGGCCACTCGCGCCTTGCCGAAATGCTGGTAGGCGGAGTGACAAGACAAGTGCTCAGCGAGCCGAAGCTGCCGGTGCTTCTGGCGCATTGA
- a CDS encoding acyl-CoA thioesterase II: protein MSDTPDYAKLVDGLVKLLTVERVATDIYVGSPQKDGVGRVFGGQVIAQALQAAQASVPDEKSAHSLHAYFLRGGREGVPIEYRIERDFDGRSFSNRRVVASQENEDGTATPILNLTASFQTPEDGLEHLDSPMPEVDDPETLKPDMETRRAMIEKMGDKVSDAQRAIALRPRPIEMRTTDKLHWMNAEPKDPHAHSWFKTASALPDDPALHRAVIAYASDYTLLGTSALPHGLSWMRGELVGASLDHTLWFHQEARADDWLLYATDSPWSGGGRGFNRGRIFNKQGILIASVAQEGMMRKRIKKPGNQG, encoded by the coding sequence ATGAGTGATACACCCGATTACGCCAAGCTGGTCGATGGCCTCGTCAAGCTCCTCACCGTAGAGCGCGTTGCGACCGATATTTATGTGGGCTCCCCGCAAAAGGACGGCGTTGGCCGCGTCTTTGGCGGGCAAGTCATCGCGCAAGCCCTGCAAGCAGCGCAAGCCAGCGTTCCCGACGAAAAGTCCGCGCACTCACTGCACGCATATTTCCTGCGTGGCGGGCGTGAGGGCGTGCCGATTGAATATCGCATTGAACGAGACTTTGACGGGCGCAGCTTTTCCAATCGGCGTGTGGTCGCGAGCCAAGAGAATGAGGACGGCACCGCCACGCCTATTCTGAACCTCACTGCTTCTTTCCAGACGCCAGAAGACGGTCTTGAGCATCTCGATTCGCCCATGCCCGAAGTCGATGATCCCGAAACCCTCAAACCCGACATGGAAACTCGCCGCGCCATGATTGAGAAGATGGGCGACAAGGTCAGCGACGCACAACGCGCCATTGCACTTCGCCCGCGCCCGATCGAAATGCGGACCACTGACAAGCTGCACTGGATGAACGCAGAGCCAAAGGACCCGCACGCCCATAGCTGGTTCAAAACCGCAAGTGCCCTGCCCGATGATCCAGCGCTCCACCGCGCCGTTATTGCCTATGCCAGCGATTATACGCTGCTTGGCACCTCCGCCCTGCCCCACGGCCTTTCATGGATGCGCGGTGAGCTAGTCGGGGCAAGCCTCGATCACACATTATGGTTCCATCAGGAAGCACGCGCCGACGATTGGCTGCTTTATGCCACTGACAGCCCCTGGTCGGGCGGCGGACGCGGCTTTAACCGGGGGCGCATCTTCAACAAACAGGGCATCCTCATCGCCAGCGTCGCGCAAGAAGGCATGATGAGGAAGCGAATCAAGAAGCCTGGCAATCAGGGCTAA
- a CDS encoding cupin-like domain-containing protein: MNAISSFDKPTNLTTFDAQARKTFAANYPEGPHILRHSLGEHPLLELDALAQLAEQLPQPSIEYNRGDLPIGIDGKPGTPSLSIGETIRQVAKANSWAALKNIEQAPAYKALLDDLLGELREEIEAKTGAMLTPQGFIFISSPNAVTPYHFDPEHNILLQVRGSKVMTQFPAGDARYASDHVHESYHTGGPRELTWNDELMDGATEFPLGPGDALFVPVMAPHFVQNGPAPSVSLSITWRSDWSYQESEARAFNAILRKAGLSPKAPGRWPQTNRLKSLGYRAIRKAGLTPA; the protein is encoded by the coding sequence ATGAATGCGATCTCTTCCTTCGATAAACCCACCAATTTGACGACCTTCGACGCGCAAGCGCGTAAAACCTTCGCTGCAAACTATCCCGAAGGGCCGCACATTCTTCGTCACTCTCTGGGTGAACATCCACTGCTTGAACTTGATGCACTGGCGCAGCTTGCCGAACAGCTTCCACAGCCGAGCATCGAATACAATCGCGGCGACCTGCCCATCGGCATTGACGGCAAACCCGGCACGCCCAGCCTGTCCATCGGAGAAACCATCCGCCAGGTGGCAAAGGCGAACAGCTGGGCCGCGCTCAAGAACATTGAACAGGCGCCCGCCTATAAGGCTCTTCTGGATGATCTGCTGGGCGAATTGCGCGAGGAAATCGAAGCCAAAACCGGCGCGATGCTGACCCCGCAAGGTTTCATCTTCATCTCCAGCCCCAATGCTGTCACGCCTTACCATTTTGATCCTGAACACAACATCCTGCTGCAAGTGCGCGGGTCGAAAGTGATGACGCAATTCCCCGCTGGCGATGCGCGCTATGCGTCTGACCATGTGCATGAAAGCTATCATACCGGCGGCCCGCGTGAGCTGACTTGGAATGATGAGCTGATGGATGGTGCAACCGAATTTCCGCTTGGCCCCGGCGATGCGCTGTTTGTGCCCGTGATGGCCCCGCATTTTGTGCAAAATGGCCCTGCGCCAAGCGTCTCCTTGTCGATCACATGGCGCTCTGATTGGAGCTATCAGGAAAGCGAAGCGCGCGCGTTCAACGCGATCCTGCGCAAAGCTGGCCTTTCGCCCAAAGCACCTGGTCGATGGCCTCAGACCAACCGCCTTAAATCGCTTGGTTATAGGGCGATCCGCAAGGCAGGGCTCACTCCGGCTTGA
- a CDS encoding GNAT family N-acetyltransferase: MDLARTPTIGGFAEEVSTLAKAPSRPRGVLHLLDTQTVDSKAFRADWEALARQCAEPNPFFEAWFTLPSFEQFADSDAYKIAAYWVGGRLTGLMPIKHSNDYYGHGLPYVGTWLHDHSFCGSPLVTKGQEKGFWKALVSCLDQTPGQALFLHLPALPEGGALDNALVAVLAEMDRASAVVERSSRAMLASNLSPEEYLAEAMSAKKRKELRRQKNRLSEFGELSFERLEGAECIEPWIEQYLTLEAAGWKGVAGSALKSKPASYAFFADAMYSAARAGKLERLALRLDGKPIAMLANFIAAPGAFSFKTAFDEDYARFSPGLLLQIENLDLLNRQDIAWTDSCAVEGHSMIERIWREKRAFVSRNVAIGGSLRRLTARALMAYETRVWN, from the coding sequence ATGGATCTTGCAAGAACACCAACGATTGGCGGCTTTGCTGAAGAGGTCAGCACACTAGCCAAAGCACCTTCGCGCCCGCGCGGTGTGCTCCATCTGCTCGATACGCAAACCGTCGATTCAAAGGCGTTCCGTGCCGATTGGGAGGCGCTCGCGCGCCAATGCGCAGAGCCCAATCCATTCTTTGAGGCGTGGTTCACTCTCCCCTCGTTTGAGCAGTTCGCCGACAGCGATGCTTATAAGATTGCCGCCTATTGGGTCGGCGGGCGTCTCACTGGGCTGATGCCGATCAAACATTCGAATGACTATTACGGCCACGGCCTCCCCTATGTTGGCACATGGCTGCACGACCACTCTTTCTGCGGGTCGCCATTGGTCACCAAAGGCCAGGAAAAAGGGTTCTGGAAAGCTTTGGTAAGCTGTCTCGACCAAACCCCGGGCCAAGCTTTATTTCTGCACCTGCCCGCGCTTCCTGAAGGCGGCGCGCTCGATAACGCACTGGTTGCGGTTCTTGCTGAGATGGATCGTGCATCTGCTGTTGTTGAACGTTCGAGCCGCGCAATGCTCGCCTCCAACCTCAGCCCCGAAGAATACCTTGCCGAAGCGATGAGCGCCAAGAAGCGCAAAGAGCTGCGCCGCCAGAAAAACCGGCTTAGCGAGTTTGGCGAACTCTCCTTCGAACGGCTCGAAGGCGCTGAGTGCATTGAGCCTTGGATCGAACAATATCTGACGCTTGAGGCGGCTGGCTGGAAGGGTGTTGCTGGCTCTGCGCTCAAAAGCAAACCTGCCTCTTACGCCTTCTTCGCCGATGCGATGTATTCCGCCGCAAGGGCCGGAAAGCTTGAACGACTGGCGCTGCGGCTTGATGGCAAACCCATTGCAATGCTCGCCAATTTTATCGCTGCACCGGGCGCATTTAGTTTCAAAACTGCGTTTGACGAAGATTATGCGCGCTTCTCACCGGGGCTTTTGCTGCAGATTGAGAACCTCGACCTGCTCAATCGCCAAGACATCGCCTGGACCGATAGCTGCGCTGTTGAAGGCCATTCAATGATTGAGCGTATCTGGCGTGAAAAGCGTGCGTTTGTAAGCCGCAACGTCGCAATCGGCGGTTCACTTCGCCGGCTGACTGCGCGCGCTCTGATGGCTTATGAAACTCGTGTGTGGAACTGA
- a CDS encoding sodium-translocating pyrophosphatase, translating into MDLILISIGLGVLAVLYGFITSRQVLGASAGNEKMQEIAGAIQEGAQAYLNRQYTTIGIVGVVAAVVVGLFLGVIPAVGFIIGAVLSGVAGYIGMNISVRSNVRTAAAAEKGLQQGLTIAFRAGAITGMLVAGLALLAIAVFFYVLVGPMGLSPNDRTVIDGLVGLAFGASLISIFARLGGGIFTKAADVGADLVGKVEASIPEDDPRNPATIADNVGDNVGDCAGMAADLFETYVVTVGATMVLTALLFSEALGDLLLPMMALPLLIGGACIVTSIIGTYFVRLGNGTNVMGAMYKGFIATAVLAIPLIWFAIAHALGTQGADMSTVLNPGDAVEFHGRDLFYCSLIGLALTGIIIWITEYYTGTNFRPVKSIAKASETGHGTNVIQGLAISLESTALPTIVIIAAIIGAYQLAGLIGLAFGATAMLALAGMVVALDAYGPVTDNAGGIAEMSDLDASVREKTDLLDAVGNTTKAVTKGYAIGSAGLAALVLFAAYTADLRLFFPDAQVNFSLENPYVIVGLLLGALLPYLFGAMGMTAVGRAAGDVVVDVRDQFAADPGIMAGTSRPNYARTVDLVTKAAIKEMIVPSLLPVLAPIVTYFVIYFLAGQDNAFAALGALLLGVIVGGLFVALSMTAGGGAWDNAKKYIEDGNHGGKGSEAHKAAVTGDTVGDPYKDTAGPAVNPMIKITNIVALLLLAALAGAH; encoded by the coding sequence GTGGACTTAATACTCATATCAATTGGATTGGGCGTGTTAGCCGTGCTTTACGGCTTCATCACCAGCCGCCAGGTGCTGGGAGCCAGCGCCGGTAATGAAAAAATGCAAGAGATTGCAGGCGCAATTCAAGAAGGCGCGCAAGCCTATTTGAACCGCCAATACACAACCATCGGCATCGTGGGCGTGGTCGCCGCTGTTGTCGTTGGACTGTTTCTTGGCGTTATCCCCGCCGTTGGCTTTATTATCGGCGCGGTGCTGTCAGGTGTTGCGGGATACATCGGGATGAATATCTCGGTGCGCTCCAACGTGCGGACTGCGGCTGCTGCGGAAAAAGGGCTTCAACAAGGTCTTACCATCGCTTTTCGCGCTGGCGCTATCACCGGGATGCTGGTGGCTGGCCTTGCGCTTCTGGCGATTGCGGTCTTCTTCTATGTGCTCGTGGGCCCGATGGGTCTTAGCCCGAACGACCGCACCGTTATCGACGGTTTGGTCGGTCTTGCCTTTGGCGCATCGCTGATTTCGATCTTCGCGCGTTTAGGCGGCGGTATCTTTACCAAGGCCGCTGACGTTGGCGCTGACCTCGTGGGTAAGGTTGAAGCCTCTATTCCAGAGGATGACCCCCGCAACCCTGCGACCATTGCTGATAACGTGGGCGACAATGTGGGCGACTGTGCTGGCATGGCTGCTGACTTGTTTGAGACTTATGTTGTGACCGTTGGCGCGACCATGGTTTTGACCGCCCTTCTGTTTTCAGAGGCGCTCGGCGATCTGCTGTTGCCGATGATGGCTCTGCCACTTCTGATCGGCGGTGCGTGTATCGTGACCTCGATCATCGGCACCTACTTTGTGCGTCTCGGCAATGGGACGAACGTAATGGGCGCGATGTACAAAGGCTTTATCGCGACCGCCGTCCTCGCTATTCCGCTGATCTGGTTTGCAATCGCTCATGCGCTTGGAACTCAAGGCGCGGACATGAGCACTGTTCTGAACCCGGGCGATGCTGTGGAATTCCACGGCCGCGACCTGTTCTACTGCTCGCTCATTGGCTTGGCGCTGACCGGCATCATCATCTGGATCACTGAATACTACACCGGCACGAACTTCCGTCCGGTAAAATCAATCGCCAAGGCATCGGAGACGGGCCACGGCACCAACGTGATCCAGGGTCTTGCTATCAGCCTTGAATCGACCGCTCTGCCCACAATCGTCATCATCGCAGCCATCATCGGCGCATACCAACTCGCTGGCCTCATCGGCCTCGCATTTGGTGCAACCGCGATGCTTGCCCTTGCTGGCATGGTTGTGGCGCTCGACGCTTATGGTCCGGTGACGGACAACGCCGGCGGTATCGCCGAGATGTCTGATCTGGACGCGAGTGTGCGTGAGAAGACGGACCTTCTCGACGCTGTGGGCAACACCACCAAGGCTGTGACCAAGGGTTATGCCATCGGTTCAGCCGGGCTTGCAGCGCTCGTGCTGTTCGCCGCCTACACCGCTGACCTTCGCCTCTTCTTCCCGGATGCACAGGTCAATTTCAGCCTTGAGAATCCATATGTCATCGTCGGCCTGTTGCTCGGCGCGCTCCTTCCGTATCTGTTTGGTGCGATGGGCATGACCGCTGTGGGCCGTGCTGCGGGTGACGTGGTGGTCGATGTACGCGACCAATTCGCCGCTGATCCGGGCATTATGGCAGGCACCAGCCGTCCAAACTATGCCCGCACGGTGGACCTTGTGACTAAGGCCGCGATCAAGGAAATGATCGTGCCATCGCTGCTTCCAGTGTTGGCGCCGATTGTGACCTATTTCGTGATCTACTTCCTTGCAGGCCAAGATAACGCCTTCGCAGCGCTTGGCGCACTGCTTCTGGGTGTGATCGTGGGCGGTCTGTTCGTCGCGCTTTCCATGACGGCTGGTGGCGGTGCATGGGATAATGCGAAGAAGTACATCGAAGACGGCAATCACGGCGGTAAGGGCTCAGAAGCTCACAAGGCGGCTGTGACCGGCGACACTGTGGGCGATCCTTACAAGGACACCGCAGGCCCTGCTGTGAACCCGATGATCAAGATCACCAATATTGTCGCACTGCTTCTGCTCGCGGCTTTGGCTGGCGCGCACTAA
- the thiL gene encoding thiamine-phosphate kinase — MRALPLHSGARGLEDDCAVLELGSETLILTHDAMAEGTHFRTDADMADVAWKLVATNLSDLAAKGAEPIGVLLGHCLGEGDESFLAGLREAALAFNVSLLGGDTVRASGTAIFGLTAIGRASHTPVPSRKGAQIGDEVYVTGTLGRAMLGFEGHQEHLEAFNRPTPRLVQGQKLAPLVTAMMDISDGLLLDAFRLAQASEATIAIDTAAVPIAKGARCDDAMRWGDDYELLFTLPQGTTPPVPATPIGKVEPRGFAPLMVDGEAVVNGSGLGFEHR; from the coding sequence TTGCGAGCCCTTCCGCTCCATTCTGGGGCGCGCGGGCTCGAAGATGATTGCGCTGTGTTGGAATTGGGCAGCGAGACATTGATCCTCACCCATGATGCCATGGCTGAGGGCACGCATTTCCGCACTGATGCGGATATGGCCGATGTCGCATGGAAGCTGGTAGCGACCAATCTTTCTGACCTTGCCGCCAAGGGAGCAGAGCCGATAGGCGTTCTGCTTGGGCATTGCTTGGGGGAAGGTGATGAAAGTTTCCTCGCAGGGCTCAGGGAGGCAGCTTTGGCCTTCAATGTGAGCCTGCTCGGCGGGGACACGGTCAGAGCCTCGGGGACAGCGATTTTTGGCCTGACCGCCATCGGCAGAGCAAGCCACACCCCCGTCCCCTCTCGCAAAGGCGCGCAGATCGGTGATGAGGTTTATGTGACCGGCACGCTTGGCCGCGCCATGCTCGGTTTCGAGGGACACCAAGAGCACTTGGAGGCCTTCAACCGCCCCACACCGCGCCTCGTCCAAGGTCAAAAACTCGCCCCACTTGTCACCGCGATGATGGACATCTCCGATGGGCTTTTGCTCGATGCATTCCGGCTGGCGCAAGCGAGTGAAGCAACGATTGCCATCGACACCGCCGCAGTGCCCATCGCCAAGGGGGCCAGGTGCGATGATGCGATGCGCTGGGGCGATGACTACGAATTACTCTTTACCCTTCCCCAAGGAACCACACCGCCCGTCCCGGCAACGCCAATCGGCAAGGTCGAGCCGCGTGGATTTGCGCCGCTGATGGTCGATGGAGAGGCTGTCGTAAACGGGTCGGGATTGGGCTTCGAACATCGCTAA
- the nusB gene encoding transcription antitermination factor NusB: MNTNPKSQARSTARLAAVQALYQRQMEGTKVDELLVEFHRHRLGERLDDEDSNGGEQLAAVEVDFFNDLVRGVDARRDEIDGVVTARLSEGWTLTRLDKTMVQILRAGTYELMARADVPTAAAINEYVEVAKAFFDDREAKFVNGILDAVAKEVRS; this comes from the coding sequence ATGAACACCAATCCCAAATCTCAAGCTCGCTCGACCGCGCGCCTCGCCGCTGTTCAGGCGCTTTATCAGCGCCAGATGGAGGGCACCAAGGTCGATGAATTGCTCGTCGAATTTCACCGTCACCGCTTAGGCGAACGTCTGGACGATGAAGATAGCAATGGAGGCGAGCAACTTGCAGCGGTTGAAGTCGATTTCTTCAACGATCTGGTGCGCGGTGTCGATGCGCGGCGCGACGAGATTGATGGAGTGGTGACAGCCAGGCTTTCCGAAGGCTGGACCTTGACGCGCCTTGATAAGACCATGGTGCAAATCCTTCGCGCCGGAACATATGAGCTGATGGCCCGCGCCGACGTGCCAACGGCAGCTGCAATCAATGAATATGTTGAAGTTGCCAAAGCCTTCTTTGACGACCGGGAAGCCAAGTTTGTGAACGGCATTCTCGACGCGGTTGCAAAAGAGGTTCGGTCATAA